A part of Populus alba chromosome 8, ASM523922v2, whole genome shotgun sequence genomic DNA contains:
- the LOC118038081 gene encoding uncharacterized protein: protein MERGQIFNKVMKVDIPSETERMSSGGTKFTSGLQRQSSATKSNCLCSPTSHAGSFRCRLHRAPSLQRTKSIDSASLRDSKTKINTTADGVSSLDTIEAQ from the coding sequence ATGGAGAGAGGGCAGATATTCAACAAGGTCATGAAGGTAGATATTCCATCAGAGACTGAAAGAATGTCGAGTGGTGGCACAAAGTTTACTTCTGGGCTGCAAAGACAGTCAAGCGCTACAAAGAGCAATTGCCTATGCTCTCCAACCTCCCATGCTGGTTCTTTCCGGTGCAGGTTACACCGTGCCCCGAGCCTTCAAAGAACCAAAAGCATTGACTCTGCTTCTCTGCGAGACTCTAAAACTAAGATCAATACGACGGCTGATGGTGTTAGCAGTTTAGACACTATTGAGGCCCAGTAA